The Alphaproteobacteria bacterium sequence GGAACGGCCGCCAGGCGTCGGGCCCGGCGACGACGAAGCCCTCGCGCTCGGCCTTGCGCTCCCAGCCGTAGCGGCGCACCGCATGCTCGCCATTGCCGCCCGCGCCGTGCAGCATGATGACCAGCGGCCGCGCGCCGGCGCTCACCGCCGAAGCCCCGGCGACATAGTAGGTGCGGCTGATACCGGCGACACTAATGGTGCGCTGCTCGCCCGCCCCGGCCAGCGTCGCCGACAGCACGACCATGGTGAGGCCGAGCACGATCGCCGCCAGCGCCCAACGGCTCGCATACGGCATCGCGGCGCCTCCCTCGACAGGTCCCGTCGATGGATACGCAGGAACGGTGCCGCCCATCCCCGCGCTTTAGCGGCCGAAGAAGGCCGCCATCACGCCCGCCGCCTCGTCGTTGGCAACCAGGCCTTGCCTGAGGAATCGGGTCAGCGAGAAGAAGCCATGGATGGTGCCGGGAAACTGGCTGTAGACGGTGCGCACGCCCGCCGCCCGCAGCTTCGTGGCATAGGCCAGGCCCTCGTCGCGCAGTGGATCGTAGCCGGCGGTCAGGACATAGGCCGGTGGCAGGCCGGACAGGTCCTCGGCCAGCAGCGGCGACATCCTGGGATCGCGCTGATCGATGCCCGGCGGCGCATAGTGGCCGAAGAACCAGTCCATCAGCTCCTGGGTGAGGAAATAGCCCTCGCCCCTGGCCCGCCGCGCCTCGGCGTGGCCGACGCTGTCGGTGGCGGGATAGATCAGCATCTGGAAGGCCGGCATGGCCTCGCCCGACCACTTCGTCTGCTGGCACACGACGGCGGCGAGATTACCGCCGGCGGAATCGCCACCGACGGCGATGCGATCGGCACTGGTGTCGAAGCCGGCGGCGTTGTCCCTGATGTGGCGGAACGCCGCCAGCGCGTCATCGACCGGCGCCGGGAAGCGGTGCTCCGGCGCTAGGCGGTAGTCGATCGAGATCACCTGGCAGCGGCTCTTGTTGGCCAGCCGCCGGCAGGTCGAGTCGTGCGTCTCGATGTTGCCGATCACGAAGCCGCCGCCGTGATAGTAGACCAGCGACGGGATCGTCTTCTCCTCGACATGCATCGGCCAGTAGCGGCGCCAGGCGATCGCGCCGGCCGGTCCCGGCAGCGTGCCGTCGAGCACGCGCGCGACGTCGGGCGGATCGGCCTCGCCCTCGCAGGACATGCGATCGACGGCGGGCCGGCCCACCGAGACCGGCAGGTCGCTGAGCTTGGGGCGACCGGCGGCGGTCGCCTTCTCCAGCAGGTCGAGGAAGAGGCGGACTTCGGCGTCGAGCATGAGGGTCCTAGTCGATCTTGATGTTGGCGGCCTTGATGATCGCGCTCCAGCGGGCGCGTTCCTCGGCGATATGGGCGATGGCGATCTCGGACGTGCCCGGATCGACGATGCCGCCCTGGGCGGCGAAGGCGTCGATGACCGCCTTCTGCTTCAGCGTGTCGACGGCGGCGGCGTTGAGCCGCGCGCGCGCCGCCGCGGGAACGCCCGATGGCGTGAGCAGCGCGTACCAGTTGTCGGAGATCACCTTGGGGAAGCCGGCCTCGACGGCGCTGGGCACATCGGGCAGCAGCGGCGAGCGCTTGGCGCTGGTCATCATCAGCGGTTTCAGCGCGCCGCTGCGGAAGTGTGCCAGCATCGCGGTGATATCGAGGATCGCCATCTGCACGCGGCCGGCCAGCAAATCGACGATCGCCGGCGCGGCGCCGCGATAGGGCACGTGGACGATGTCGATGCCGGCCTCGCGCTTGAACAACTCGCCGGCGAGGTGGGTGATGCCGCCCAGC is a genomic window containing:
- a CDS encoding tripartite tricarboxylate transporter substrate binding protein; the encoded protein is MRITRRGALAGMAGLAALPAPALAQTFPSRTMTLVVPFPAGGPADVFGRLLARGMSERLGQSVVVENKTGVAGVTGVDFVAKSAPDGHVFGLGSPSALTLMPQLLATIPYNVARDLAPITLVTRVQEVLGVHPGQGVNTMAELVAKAKAAPGKINYGSAGLGGITHLAGELFKREAGIDIVHVPYRGAAPAIVDLLAGRVQMAILDITAMLAHFRSGALKPLMMTSAKRSPLLPDVPSAVEAGFPKVISDNWYALLTPSGVPAAARARLNAAAVDTLKQKAVIDAFAAQGGIVDPGTSEIAIAHIAEERARWSAIIKAANIKID
- a CDS encoding alpha/beta hydrolase translates to MLDAEVRLFLDLLEKATAAGRPKLSDLPVSVGRPAVDRMSCEGEADPPDVARVLDGTLPGPAGAIAWRRYWPMHVEEKTIPSLVYYHGGGFVIGNIETHDSTCRRLANKSRCQVISIDYRLAPEHRFPAPVDDALAAFRHIRDNAAGFDTSADRIAVGGDSAGGNLAAVVCQQTKWSGEAMPAFQMLIYPATDSVGHAEARRARGEGYFLTQELMDWFFGHYAPPGIDQRDPRMSPLLAEDLSGLPPAYVLTAGYDPLRDEGLAYATKLRAAGVRTVYSQFPGTIHGFFSLTRFLRQGLVANDEAAGVMAAFFGR